The DNA segment AACAGTTGAGAATACTATCACTGTAACTGGTGCAAGCACAGAGAGTTTTGAGAGTGACATAGCAAAATGGTCAGTCCAGGTAAAGACCTCAGGTAAAACTCAGATTGACTCATTTACTAAACATAAACAGTCCATTAAAAAGACAATGGAATTCCTAAAAGCCAATGGAATTGAGGACAGCGTAAAGCAGGATGTTTATCTTGGGCCTGCAAGTATTAGTGAATATACAACCAAGCATCCGAAGACTAATGAAATCATTAGAACTGAATGGATTACTTATCAGAATATTGAGATTGAAAGTAGGGATGTTTATAACATCCAGAAGACTCATAGTCAGATAACAGAATTGCTTGGAAAAGGTGTGAGAGTTAAGCCAAGCCGTCCTGAATTTACTTATTCCAAGCTTGCTGATAAACGCGTTGATATGCTTGCAAAGGCTGCAAAGGATGCGAGAGTCAGGGCTGAAGCTATCGCTCTTCAGGCGGGCTCTGAAGTGGGTGGATTAAAGAGGGTTAATACTGGAGTTTTTCAGATAACAGTTCCTAATTCCACGAGGGTAAGCAGCTGGGGTTCTTATGATACTTCAACAATAAAGAAAGACATCACTGCCGTTATGGGAGTGACTTTCGCGGTTAAGTGATGACTTAGGGAGTCTTCTTTTTGCCTTTAAGAATCATCAGCAAAGGCAGACCAATAAGCATCAGACTCCCATCAATTAATAAAAAAGTATTTAGATTCATTTATCCATTCCATCAGGAATATCCCAAGTAAGGGGTATTCCTTTTTTAACAGCATCCTTCTCTATCTCATCCATTTCTTTTCTTAGCTTGTTGTAATAGGCCAACTCTTCTGGATCATCAGAACCAAGACCATAATTCATGATCGCTGCAAGATAAATTTTATGCATTCGGTATGACGATAATGGCATTACTGAAGACAATCTCTATTAAA comes from the Prochlorococcus marinus str. MIT 9515 genome and includes:
- a CDS encoding SIMPL domain-containing protein, whose product is MKIIKKLRSLPSDSLSVIRRTPPLVFAMAVLSLGGFIGASTVLVKGFRTVENTITVTGASTESFESDIAKWSVQVKTSGKTQIDSFTKHKQSIKKTMEFLKANGIEDSVKQDVYLGPASISEYTTKHPKTNEIIRTEWITYQNIEIESRDVYNIQKTHSQITELLGKGVRVKPSRPEFTYSKLADKRVDMLAKAAKDARVRAEAIALQAGSEVGGLKRVNTGVFQITVPNSTRVSSWGSYDTSTIKKDITAVMGVTFAVK